One segment of Dolichospermum sp. DET69 DNA contains the following:
- a CDS encoding chemotaxis protein CheB codes for MANLPDFDIVALAASAGGLTALIEVLANLPANFKSAIVIVQHLDPRHPSLMAEILSRRTPLTVVQANEGDELTPGTVYIAPPNNHLLVSSEGKASLSQSEMVHFLRPSADLLFESVAASYKERAIAVVLTGTGNDGAMGIEAIKKMGGTVIVQDDKSAEFAGMPSAAIKTGDVDFVLPLAEISSALMTLVMPHAHS; via the coding sequence ATGGCAAATCTTCCTGACTTTGATATTGTCGCTTTAGCAGCTTCTGCCGGGGGGTTAACGGCACTAATTGAGGTGCTGGCAAATTTACCCGCAAATTTCAAATCAGCTATTGTTATTGTTCAACATTTAGATCCTCGTCATCCATCGCTAATGGCAGAAATTCTCAGTCGTCGCACTCCATTGACAGTAGTACAAGCAAATGAAGGAGATGAATTAACTCCAGGGACTGTTTATATTGCTCCCCCTAATAATCACCTTTTGGTTAGTAGTGAGGGGAAAGCTTCTTTATCTCAGTCGGAAATGGTACATTTTCTCCGTCCTTCGGCAGATTTATTGTTTGAATCTGTAGCTGCAAGTTATAAAGAAAGAGCGATCGCAGTTGTGCTAACGGGAACTGGTAATGATGGAGCAATGGGGATAGAAGCAATTAAAAAAATGGGTGGTACGGTAATTGTCCAAGATGACAAAAGTGCTGAATTTGCAGGAATGCCGTCCGCAGCAATTAAGACTGGAGATGTAGATTTTGTCTTACCTTTGGCAGAAATTTCTTCAGCCCTGATGACTTTGGTAATGCCTCATGCTCATTCCTAA
- a CDS encoding polyphosphate kinase 2 family protein: MNHDPYIVKPGSQISLVKDYNPGYKCEFHQKGDAVKKLNAGILQLAKYQDVLYAQNSYSLLIIFQAMDAAGKDSTIKHVMSGVNPQGCQVFSFKSPSEEELDHDYLWRSMKSLPERGRIGIFNRSYYEELLIVRVHPEILKKQQLPNFPKGDQIWKQRFEEINNFENYLVNNGVIVLKFFLNVSKAMQRKRFLARIDSPEKHWKFSASDVKERAFWDDYMNAYEQVFNHTSTESAPWYIIPADRKWFTRLVVADIICTKLQELNLQYPQLSEEYKQQLSAAKKNLEAEN, from the coding sequence ATGAATCATGATCCTTATATTGTTAAACCAGGTTCTCAGATTTCTTTAGTAAAAGACTATAACCCAGGTTATAAATGTGAGTTTCACCAAAAAGGTGATGCGGTTAAAAAATTAAATGCAGGTATTTTACAATTAGCCAAATATCAAGATGTTCTCTATGCTCAAAATAGTTATTCTTTACTAATTATTTTTCAAGCTATGGATGCTGCTGGTAAGGATAGTACCATTAAACACGTTATGTCTGGCGTGAATCCCCAAGGATGTCAGGTATTTAGTTTTAAATCACCTAGTGAAGAAGAATTAGATCATGATTATTTATGGCGTTCGATGAAGTCTTTACCAGAAAGGGGAAGAATTGGCATCTTTAACCGTTCATATTATGAAGAATTACTGATAGTGCGGGTACATCCAGAAATTCTCAAAAAACAACAATTACCTAATTTTCCTAAAGGTGATCAGATATGGAAACAGCGATTTGAGGAAATTAACAATTTTGAAAACTACTTGGTAAATAATGGAGTTATTGTTTTAAAGTTTTTCCTGAATGTCTCAAAAGCAATGCAAAGAAAGCGTTTTTTAGCAAGGATTGATTCACCGGAAAAACATTGGAAATTTTCGGCTAGTGATGTGAAAGAACGAGCTTTTTGGGATGATTACATGAATGCTTATGAGCAAGTTTTCAACCATACAAGTACAGAATCTGCTCCTTGGTATATTATTCCTGCTGATCGTAAATGGTTTACAAGGTTGGTAGTCGCAGATATTATTTGCACAAAATTACAGGAATTAAATTTGCAATATCCGCAACTTAGTGAGGAATATAAACAGCAATTATCGGCAGCGAAAAAAAATCTGGAAGCAGAAAATTAG
- a CDS encoding DUF3148 domain-containing protein: MSSEFPIGSKVRVIALPPYVKTAEPMPMLRPADVIHIGEEGIVLDRRPGGYWGVRFTRGAFLIDSQYIESMEKLPEPESDSK, translated from the coding sequence ATGTCGTCAGAATTCCCAATTGGTAGTAAAGTCCGTGTGATAGCATTACCACCTTATGTAAAAACTGCTGAACCAATGCCTATGTTACGTCCTGCTGATGTAATTCATATTGGTGAAGAAGGTATAGTTCTTGACCGTCGCCCCGGTGGTTATTGGGGTGTACGTTTTACTAGAGGTGCTTTTCTTATAGATAGCCAATACATTGAAAGCATGGAAAAACTACCTGAACCTGAGTCAGATTCAAAATAG
- a CDS encoding peroxiredoxin → MISRRSFISILFATCLAVISWFNFTPHAQAIGGKLPTINQPAPEFTLPTNTGNGKVSLADFRGKWVVLYFYPKDFTSGCTIEARRFQQDLPKYTDKNTEIIGISADDIDSHAEFCDSEGLKFPLLADTKGEVSKAYGSWIGVVSMRHSFIIDPQGIIRETFVKVNPSIHSTEVLAKLTKLQSSVS, encoded by the coding sequence ATGATTTCCCGTCGCTCTTTTATTAGCATTTTATTTGCTACTTGTTTAGCTGTTATCAGTTGGTTTAATTTTACCCCCCATGCTCAAGCTATAGGTGGTAAATTACCGACAATTAATCAACCAGCACCTGAGTTTACCTTACCGACGAATACAGGTAATGGTAAAGTTTCTCTGGCTGATTTTCGGGGTAAGTGGGTAGTTCTCTATTTCTACCCGAAAGACTTTACCTCTGGCTGTACTATTGAAGCCAGACGTTTTCAACAAGATTTACCCAAATACACTGATAAAAATACGGAAATTATTGGTATCAGTGCTGATGATATTGATTCTCATGCCGAATTTTGTGACTCAGAAGGGCTAAAATTTCCTTTGTTAGCTGATACTAAAGGTGAAGTTAGTAAAGCTTATGGCTCTTGGATAGGTGTTGTCTCTATGCGCCATAGTTTTATTATTGATCCTCAAGGTATTATCCGAGAAACTTTTGTAAAAGTTAATCCCAGTATTCACAGTACAGAGGTTTTAGCCAAGTTAACGAAATTGCAATCTTCTGTTTCTTAG